The Streptomyces rubrogriseus genomic sequence CCGGTCTCACGTGCCTGCAGCACGGCCGCCTCGATGACCAGCGGATGGGCCGAGCACACGGAGGTGATGCCCTGCGGTCGTCCGGCCTTCTGACGCCGGACGACCTCGTCCAACGGGCTCTCCATCGCCAACCCCTCACTGAAGTGCGATTTGAGCCCGTTTGCCGCGATGGCCCGAAGCTCATGCGGAACGTTACTGGTCTTATTTTCGGCCGTCAATAGTCTCTATTGGTATGGTTCTGGTATGCCTCCATGTCTGCTGGAACGGCGACGGGCCGGGCGTCGGCTGCTCCGACGCCCGGCCCGGGCAGGTTCAGGTCTGGTCCGGTCTGGTCCGGTCGGTTCAGGTCTGGTTCGTGATGGAGGCCCGGAACCGGTAGCGGTCCCCCCGGTAGACCTGGACGGTCAGTTCGATCGGGCGGGCGTCCTGGTTGGAGGTCAGCTGGGTCGCGACCAGCATCGGCATGGTCGCCCCGATCTCGAGCAGCTCCATCTCCCGCGCCGTCGGATGGCGGGCTTCGACCGAGTAGTCGGCGACCCGGGGAAGCTGCGGCGGGTCGGCGGCGCGCAGGGTGGCGTACAGCGAGGCGGTGCTGAAGTCGGCGTCGGCCAGGGCCGGGCAGGCCGACAGCGGCAGCCGGTTGTGCTCCAGCACGACCAGCAGGCCGTCCAGGAAGCGCAGCCGGTGGAGGTCGAAGAGGTCGGCGCCCGGGGCGATCCGGAGCTGCTCGGCCTCCGCCACGGTGGCCGGGCGGACGGTGGCGGAGAGCACCTTGCTGGCCGTCGTCAGACCGTTGGCCTCGGCGTAGTCGGCGAATCCCTGGACCTGGGGGGCGGCCGAGGCCGGCGCCGTCACCGTTTCGGGGAACAGGCCGGGTTCGGCGACGAACCACCCGCGCGACGACGACGGCCGCACGACGCCTCGCGCCTCCAGCTGGGCGAGGGCGGCCCGCAGTGTCACCCGCGAGACGGCGTACCGGGTGACCATGGCCCGCTCGGAGGGCAGCCGGTCACCGGGGCGGGCGCCGGCGGCACGCAGGTCGTCGAGGAGCCGCGCGGCCGTGCGCTCGTACAGCGGGAGGGCGTCGTCGGCGAAGAGGCCCCTGGGCATCGGCGTACTCGCTTCGGTCATACCAGAAACATACCGGTTCGACCGGCCGCGCAGGCATCCGGATCCCTCGCCCCCTCACCGGGACGGGGTGAACTCCTGCGCCGCGGTGGACCATTGGACCATTGACATGCCAATCGAATACCACTTACGTTCTCGATGCAGGCCACCCGGAGCCCGAACGGTGCCGCCCTCGCCCTCACGGGTGTCCCGACTCCGTCCGAGGAGCCGGTTGCGGACGGAGCCTGCTCCGAGAGAGAGGCCGACATGACGGATGTGAACCGGCGCAGCGTACTGAAGGTGGCGCTGGGAGGTGCCGGCCTGGCCGCCTTCCCCTCGGTGGCCCTGG encodes the following:
- a CDS encoding GntR family transcriptional regulator, whose translation is MTEASTPMPRGLFADDALPLYERTAARLLDDLRAAGARPGDRLPSERAMVTRYAVSRVTLRAALAQLEARGVVRPSSSRGWFVAEPGLFPETVTAPASAAPQVQGFADYAEANGLTTASKVLSATVRPATVAEAEQLRIAPGADLFDLHRLRFLDGLLVVLEHNRLPLSACPALADADFSTASLYATLRAADPPQLPRVADYSVEARHPTAREMELLEIGATMPMLVATQLTSNQDARPIELTVQVYRGDRYRFRASITNQT